The following proteins come from a genomic window of Sorex araneus isolate mSorAra2 chromosome 1, mSorAra2.pri, whole genome shotgun sequence:
- the LOC129404288 gene encoding LOW QUALITY PROTEIN: zinc finger protein 429-like (The sequence of the model RefSeq protein was modified relative to this genomic sequence to represent the inferred CDS: substituted 1 base at 1 genomic stop codon): protein MYDQIGKSSKLILHQRVYTGEKPYKCKHCGKTFHQRSHLNQHLRFHIRVKCHRCKKASKAFISCFELSVHQRIHTGEKCCRTEECGKPFHWHSHLTQTQHQKTHSGEKAYKCEECGKAFKRHSSLIQHQRIHSGEKPYRCEECGKAFNHSGITRHKRIHSGEKPYKCEECGKAFNQHSHLTQHQRIHSGEKPCRCEECGKAFKRHSSLIQHQRIHSGEKPYRCEECGKAFNHSDITRHKRIHSGEKPYKCEECGKAFNQHSHLTQHQRIHSGEKLYKCEECGKAFNQRSHVTQHQRIHSGEKPYKCEECGKAFNQYSNYMQHQRIHSGEKLYKCEECGKAFNQHSSLTRHQRIHLGEKPYKCEECGKAFNQSSDLTRHQRIHSGEKPYKCEECGKAFNQHSHLTQHQRIHLGEKPYKCEECGKAFSQSSDLNRHQRIHSDQKPYNXKEGGKTFI from the coding sequence ATGTATGATCAAATTGGAAAATCTTCAAAATTAATTCTACATCAAAGAGtttatactggagagaaaccttataaatGCAAACACTGTGGAAAAACCTTTCACCAGAGATCACATCTCAATCAGCATCTAAGATTTCATATCAGAGTTAAGTGTCACCGATGCAAAAAAGCTAGCAAAGCCTTTATATCCTGCTTTGAACTTTCTGTCCATCAGAGAATACATACTGGAGAGAAGTGTTGCAGAACTGAAGAATGTGGGAAACCCTTTCATTGGCATTCACACCTGACTCAGACTCAGCACCAGAAAACCCATTCTGGGGAGAAAGCTTACAAATGTGAAGAATGTGGCAAAGCTTTTAAACGCCATTCATCACTTATTCAACATCAGAGAATTCACTCTGGGGAGAAACCTTACAGGTGTGAAGAATGTGGCAAAGCCTTTAATCATTCAGGTATTACTCGACATAAGAGAATTCATTCTGGGGAGAAACCTTACAAATGTGAAGAGTGTGGAAAAGCCTTCAATCAGCATTCACACCTGACACAGCACCAGAGAATTCATTCTGGGGAGAAACCTTGCAGATGTGAAGAATGTGGCAAAGCTTTCAAACGCCATTCATCACTTATTCAACATCAGAGAATTCACTCTGGGGAGAAACCTTACAGGTGTGAAGAATGTGGCAAAGCCTTTAATCATTCAGATATTACTCGACATAAGAGAATTCATTCTGGGGAGAAACCTTACAAATGTGAAGAGTGTGGAAAAGCCTTCAATCAGCATTCACACCTGACACAGCACCAGAGAATTCATTCTGGGGAGAAGCTTTACAAATGTGAGGAATGTGGCAAAGCCTTCAATCAACGCTCCCATGTTACTCAGCACCAGAGGATTCATTCTGGGGAGAAACCTTACAAATGTGAGGAATGTGGCAAAGCCTTCAATCAGTATTCAAATTATATGCAACATCAGAGAATTCATTCTGGGGAGAAACTTTACAAATGTGAAGAATGTGGCAAGGCCTTTAATCAGCATTCATCTCTTACTAGACATCAGAGAATTCATCTAGGGGAGAAACCATACAAATGTGAAGAATGTGGAAAAGCTTTTAATCAAAGTTCAGATCTGACTCGACATCAGAGAATTCATTCTGGGGAGAAACCTTACAAATGTGAAGAGTGCGGCAAAGCCTTCAATCAGCATTCACACCTGACTCAACACCAGAGAATTCATTTAGGCGAGAAGCCTTATAAATGTGAAGAATGTGGCAAAGCCTTCAGTCAAAGTTCAGATCTGAACCGACATCAGAGAATTCATTCTGATCAAAAACCTTACAATTGAAAAGAAGGAGGCAAAACCTTCATTTGA